The following proteins come from a genomic window of Montipora capricornis isolate CH-2021 chromosome 9, ASM3666992v2, whole genome shotgun sequence:
- the LOC138016394 gene encoding uncharacterized protein, with protein sequence MEISDDEVMFSFDVVSLLTAIPVNKACAYIRDKLNNDNTLHLRTSLNTDDIISLLEFILSNNYFVYNNCIYKQIHGCAMGSPVSPIVANLCMEVIEELAISTSSVPPKVWKRYVDDIFVIIKKDAVSSFHNTLNASDPKISFTIELENNGQIAFLDTLVSRRNGVVVIDVYRKPTHTDRYLDFSSHHDRKHKISTASTLLFRASSLPTSHEGKIRETSHVIAALEANGYPSSVISTILNKKPPSPTVPPPEELVSMFFKWVDPPDTHKGFACLPYISGLTEPLTRLLRKNEIRVVNKPFKTLQQEFPSPKFRQPPHLQSNVVYKIPCKDCPWSYIGETGRCFQTRKKEHQRNLKNYAKGSNVANHGWQNNHSIDFENACVIDKGNYRVRKTLESWHTAKTFDADNNSKPLPRQYSILL encoded by the coding sequence ATGGAAATTTCAGATGACGAGGTTATGTTTTCGTTTGATGTTGTGTCGCTTTTGACAGCTATCCCAGTGAACAAAGCCTGTGCATACATTCGGGACAAATTAAACAATGATAATACATTACACCTCAGAACAAGTCTCAACACTGATGACATCATTTCTCTACTGGAGTTTAtcctttcaaataattattttgtctaTAATAACTGTATATACAAGCAGATTCATGGTTGTGCTATGGGCAGCCCAGTTAGCCCTATCGTCGCCAACCTCTGCATGGAAGTGATCGAGGAACTAGCTATAAGTACCTCTTCAGTCCCACCAAAGGTCTGGAAACGTTATGTTGATGACATTTTCGTGATTATCAAGAAGGACGCTGTCTCTTCCTTTCACAATACTCTAAACGCATCCGACCCCAAAATTTCTTTCACTAttgaacttgaaaacaatggtcaaaTTGCCTTCCTTGACACTTTGGTTTCCAGAAGAAATGGTGTCGTTGTCATTGATGTTTATCGGAAACCAACCCATACTGACAGATATCTGGATTTCTCTTCTCATCATGATAGAAAACACAAAATCAGTACGGCCTCGACCCTTTTGTTTCGGGCATCTAGCCTCCCTACCAGCCATGAAGGAAAAATACGGGAAACCAGCCACGTCATAGCCGCGTTAGAAGCTAACGGCTACCCATCGTCCGTTATTTCCACCATTCTTAATAAGAAGCCACCGTCACCTACAGTTCCGCCGCCAGAAGAATTGGTCTCTATGTTTTTCAAATGGGTTGATCCACCTGATACTCACAAGGGTTTTGCATGCCTCCCCTACATCAGCGGTCTAACTGAGCCTCTCACGAGATTACTCCGTAAAAATGAAATCCGTGTTGTCAACAAACCGTTCAAAACCCTTCAACAAGAATTCCCGTCTCCGAAGTTCAGACAACCACCACATCTCCAATCCAATGTTGTTTATAAAATCCCATGCAAAGACTGTCCATGGAGCTACATAGGAGAAACCGGAAGATGCTTTCAAACCCGAAAAAAGGAACACCAACGAAATTTAAAGAATTATGCAAAGGGCTCAAACGTTGCTAACCATGGGTGGCAAAACAACCACTCCATTGACTTTGAAAACGCTtgtgttattgacaaaggcaattaCCGCGTTCGAAAAACACTAGAATCATGGCATACAGCAAAAACTTTCGACGCGGATAATAACTCTAAGCCGTTgcctaggcaatactccattttattgtaa